Proteins co-encoded in one Pleurodeles waltl isolate 20211129_DDA chromosome 1_2, aPleWal1.hap1.20221129, whole genome shotgun sequence genomic window:
- the LOC138252111 gene encoding avidin-like, with translation MRTPEGTDSGTQLFAHSGTMKKTCCAGGVQTLALLLALCAAARAQCDLEGTWINELNSNMTLSKADGNGLFSGVYNTRVSLMNTTIITSPLVGYQQSLKEPTIGFTVNWKFSGSITSWVGQCFHTPQGDPFLVTTWLLRSQVGKVEDTWTSTRVGQDVFFRIM, from the exons ATGCGGACCCCTGAGGGCACAGACTCTGGCACACAGCTCTTTGCGCACAGTGGCACCATGAAGAAGACGTGCTGCGCCGGTGGGGTTCAGACCCTGGCCCTGCTCCTGGCCCTCTGTGCAGCGGCTCGTGCACAG TGTGATCTGGAAGGGACCTGGATCAATGAGCTTAACTCCAACATGACTCTTTCAAAGGCTGACGGCAATGGGCTCTTCTCTGGTGTCTACAACACGAGGGTGTCTCTGATGAACACCACCATCATCACCTCTCCCCTGGTGGGCTACCAGCAGTCGTTGAAGGAGCCAACCATTGGATTCACCGTCAACTGGAAGTTTTCAG GGTCCATCACCAGCTGGGTAGGGCAATGCTTCCACACTCCACAAGGAGACCCGTTCCTGGTCACCACGTGGTTGCTGAGAAGCCAGGTGGGCAAAGTGGAGGACACGTGGACATCCACCAG GGTTGGACAAGATGTCTTTTTCCGCATTATGTGA